Proteins from one Acropora muricata isolate sample 2 chromosome 9, ASM3666990v1, whole genome shotgun sequence genomic window:
- the LOC136928324 gene encoding uncharacterized protein, with protein sequence MALSSASVVEQNCYARALSPMVSMSILFGPGERHYSSVHSFLGGVIFGFLLAGMTFVAILGVFDRTTIDTWIQFSIYVVPLIALVSGFHIYTSAAFNKLLKRRLSRRSMLDGFVESDQEISWHESQRPSWLRNAAIKNCVYPLALEVYQWTAYVTFHLVSNGDSFAGTLIESKSTVLKIDPVLWLLLYCLFWVMAMYITGFVAYSFILISRLTVRDVISFKCMFGDSPFLLYRPARRGNTVLKSSIIRPWRAAVKAVTGLTGFLFMDLFRSKRDIVLFYESDTASGLQESQGTPSPPDQRDVSLDADFWDPLISASVDLSGPSVGTLSVPERPKLKASEACMYLSKIIRNIEVLARLFQPFITLLAIFSVANVITHVGAFLSLPGAFKDVYSSHWWTFIRTCIWLLLSMRLLWSAAAITKALSSVSQHVNYLWATGKLQGEEGEWKKFFKLVEMFQLSSKTYGFPLTIRQVAALFTFINFALIISLSILKPSVHFPTTSSGN encoded by the coding sequence ATGGCTCTTTCAAGTGCATCTGTCGTTGAACAAAATTGCTATGCTCGCGCCTTGTCGCCTATGGTGTCAATGTCCATTCTTTTTGGACCTGGAGAGAGGCATTACTCGTCAGTACACTCCTTTCTTGGCGGCGTCATTTTCGGTTTTCTTCTCGCTGGGATGACATTTGTAGCGATTCTAGGTGTGTTCGATCGTACGACTATTGACACATGGATTCAATTCTCCATTTACGTTGTTCCCCTTATTGCCCTAGTGTCTGGATTTCACATTTATACCTCAGCGGCTTTCAACAAGCTGCTAAAAAGACGACTTTCCAGGAGGTCGATGTTGGATGGCTTCGTGGAATCGGACCAGGAAATATCGTGGCACGAGTCACAGAGACCATCTTGGCTCAGGAATGCTGCCATCAAAAACTGTGTCTATCCTTTGGCATTGGAGGTGTACCAGTGGACTGCGTATGTGACCTTCCATTTGGTTTCCAATGGGGACAGTTTCGCAGGTACACTAATTGAAAGCAAGTCCACTGTCTTAAAGATTGATCCCGTTTTGTGGCTCCTGTTGTATTGCTTATTTTGGGTGATGGCTATGTACATTACAGGGTTCGTTGCGTATTCATTCATTCTTATCAGCCGATTGACTGTTCGAGATGTGATCAGTTTTAAGTGCATGTTTGGAGACAGTCCCTTTCTGCTCTACAGACCCGCCAGAAGAGGAAATACAGTTTTGAAAAGCTCGATTATCCGTCCTTGGAGAGCAGCCGTAAAAGCTGTAACTGGTTTAACTGGATTTCTCTTCATGGATTTGTTTCGAAGTAAAAGAGACATTGTTCTGTTTTATGAATCAGATACCGCATCCGGTTTGCAGGAATCACAGGGGACTCCAAGTCCACCTGATCAAAGAGATGTTAGCCTTGATGCAGATTTCTGGGATCCTCTGATTTCTGCTTCAGTAGATTTGTCAGGACCATCGGTTGGTACACTTAGTGTTCCAGAACGACCTAAATTAAAGGCCTCTGAAGCTTGCATGTACTTATCAAAAATAATCAGAAATATTGAAGTTCTTGCAAGGCTCTTTCAGCCATTTATTACTCTACTAGCTATCTTTTCTGTTGCTAATGTAATTACCCATGTAGGAGCCTTCCTAAGCTTACCTGGAGCATTTAAAGATGTATATTCTTCTCACTGGTGGACCTTTATAAGGACTTGTATATGGCTATTGTTATCAATGCGTCTCCTCTGGAGTGCTGCAGCAATCACAAAAGCATTGTCTAGCGTGTCACAGCATGTAAATTATTTGTGGGCTACTGGCAAGCTTCAGGGTGAAGAGGGGGAATGGAAGAAGTTTTTCAAATTAGTTGAAATGTTCCAATTAAGCTCTAAGACATATGGCTTCCCCCTTACCATAAGACAAGTTGCAGCACTTTTTACATTTATCAACTTTGCTCTTATAATAAGTTTATCAATCTTGAAACCATCTGTGCACTTCCCAACAACATCTAGTGGAAACtaa
- the LOC136928321 gene encoding retinoblastoma-like protein 1, with the protein MASSSDDEEANNSERYENLCRDLNMDEETSNEAWSSYERISTNYTLEGDSLHWLACALYVACRRSVVPTVDSSAIVEGNCVSLTRLLRAAKLSLIQFFSKMKKWLDMSNAAGDFRKKIELLERNFHVSTVIFKKYEPIFLEIFKDPREENAKTQRGRKSRKQPCGVGDVFAFCWTLYIQAKGHFPAISDDLVNSYHLLLCCLDLFFANALYTKNRRDLLNPNFEGLPQDFGNRDFKVPADVPCIVERLCNKHEGIIIEAKGIKEHHWKLFIKQLFEKKVLKGNEEILTGILDQGNFEHNCKSINKEYEEYVLSVGDFDERIFLDEEAHIEIGTPAKNYSFSEVDEQQRVGLRRNLQEHFSRTRSLVPSTPLTGRRYLKEKDPRVTPVSTATQSVSRLQALLSGSKAGPSDRLLQIFHQCSGNPKEVIENRVESLGETFLREYVQPSPDRPKSPCSTKEFALKRLKLAEILYYKVLESITLTEQRRLQGHLDLLSLLEQESFHRSLMACCLEIVIFSYNSQRTFPWMIEIFDISPYHFYKIIEVFIKAEDGLSRDVVKHLNHIEEQILECLAWSHDSPLWTSIHQAGSVPSCEEVSLQNHTEGIHSTQSLLASPIIHPRVQRICGEEGAARRGLQTPSSPTLHEVFSSPVTSGSGARRNLMVNFGSSPPAQNSQPVTHSPTTRQATARNAPTLIITPAPVNTGYVVNGVTAQAVVLPSTSTTVQVTSPQAGTALTPSSAITSPMSSPLRASSAPGTPKGKNITPIKPKKTGSLALFFRKVYHLASVRLRDLCAKLDVQEDLRVKMWTCFEYTLMHVTELMKDRHIDQILMCSIYVMGKVTNADLSFQNIMKCYRTQPQAVSHVYRSVLLKGRKRALIGSSGSDGGKGIKSDPGSSGPSSPVHGTSSAVASPVRSGSAVPSTPPPTSASGSSSTENSPNINGERGDLIEFYNKVFIKRVKTFALRFSAGDRALDSPPLSPLPVMKNQAHSPRRKVTSRHHVYISPHKNGIPMTPTTRLLYCFKESPAEKLRDINQMLKQGSSETSRKRALLQDDKNSQPPTKRSSSEEVLQRKLTSMLEERQASASR; encoded by the exons ATGGCGAGTTCTAGCGACGATGAAGAGGCCAACAATTCAGAACGATATGAAAATCTCTGCCGAGATCTTAACATGGACGAAGAAACCAGTAATGAAGCCTGGTCTTCGTACGAAAGAATAAGCACAAATTACACTCTAGAG GGGGACAGTTTACATTGGCTGGCATGTGCTCTATACGTCGCCTGCCGGAGAAGCGTCGTTCCCACCGTCGATAGTTCGGCGATAGTGGAAGGAAATTGTGTGTCCTTGACTCGATTGCTAAGGGCAGCTAAATTGAG TCTGATTCAGTTCTTCAGCAAGATGAAGAAATGGTTAGACATGTCCAACGCTGCCGGTGACTTtcgaaagaaaattgaactccTGGAAAGAAATTTCCACGTCtccactgttattttcaaaaagtATGAGCCTATCTTCTTGGAAATCTTTAAAGATCCTCGGGAGGAAAACGCAAAGACTCAAAGAGGTCGAAAATCGAG aaaacagccttgtggTGTGGGAGATGTGTTCGCGTTTTGCTGGACTTTGTATATTCAGGCAAAAG GTCATTTTCCAGCAATCAGTGATGACCTGGTAAACTCATACcacttgctgttgtgttgtttggACCTTTTCTTTGCCAATGCATTATACACCAAGAATCGCCGGGACTTGCTGAATCCAAACTTTGAAG GTCTTCCACAGGATTTTGGGAACAGAGACTTTAAGGTTCCAGCTGATGTACCTTGCATTGTTGAAAGGCTCTGCAACAAGCATGAAG GAATTATCATTGAAGCAAAAGGTATCAAGGAGCATCACTGGAAGCTTTTCATAAAGCAACTTTTTGAGAAAAAG GTACTGAAAGGTAATGAGGAAATCTTGACTGGCATTCTTGATcaaggaaattttgaacatAACTG CAAGTCTATTAACAAAGAATATGAGGAATATGTTCTGTCTGTGGGAGACTTTGATGAGAGAATCTTTCTAGATGAAGAAGCTCACATCGAAATAGGAACACCAGCCAAAAACTACAGCTTCTCTGAGGTTGATGAACAACAAag AGTGGGACTGAGAAGAAATTTACAGGAGCACTTCTCTAGA aCAAGAAGTTTGGTGCCTTCAACGCCATTGACTGGAAGAAGATATTTGAAGGAGAAAGATCCAAG AGTAACACCTGTATCCACGGCAACCCAGTCTGTGAGTCGACTACAAGCTCTCCTATCAGGATCGAAAGCAGGGCCAAGTGATCGCCTGTTACAAATATTCCA TCAATGCAGTGGGAATCCAAAGGAGGTAATTGAGAACCGTGTTGAATCTCTGGGTGAGACTTTTCTCAGGGAGTATGTTCAG CCATCTCCTGACAGACCAAAGTCCCCTTGCTCAACAAAGGAATTTGCCTTGAAGAGACTTAAACTTGCTGAGATTTTGTATTACAAG GTTCTTGAAAGTATTACTCTGACGGAACAGAGAAGACTTCAGGGACACCTCGATTTGCTG AGTTTGTTGGAGCAAGAATCTTTTCATCGTTCTTTGATGGCTTGTTGTCTGGAAATAGTAATCTTCTCCTACAATTCACAGAG GACATTTCCTTGGATGATTGAAATCTTTGATATCAGCCCTTACCATTTCTATAAGATCATTGAAGTATTTATCAAAGCAGAGGATGGTCTCTCGAGGGATGTTGTCAAACATCTGAATCAT aTTGAAGAACAGATTCTGGAGTGCCTTGCCTGGAGTCATGATTCTCCTCTTTGGACATCCATACATCAGGCAGGCTCTGTACCCTCATGTGAGGAGGTATCACTGCAAAATCATACAGAAGGAATACACAGTACTCAGAGCCTCCTGGCATCACCAATCATCCATCCTCGTGTGCAGAGAATATGTGGCGAGGAAGGTGCTGCTAGAAGGG GTCTTCAGACACCCAGCTCACCAACCTTACATGAAGTGTTCAGTTCACCAGTCACTTCCGGCAGTGGTGCACGACGTaacctcatggtcaactttggCAGTTCTCCACCAGCTCAGAACTCTCAACCAGTGACACATTCTCCCACAACAAGACAGGCTACAGCAAGGAATGCACCCACAT TGATAATTACCCCAGCCCCTGTCAATACTGGTTATGTTGTCAATGGTGTTACGGCTCAAGCTGTGGTACTGCCAAGCACTTCCACCACAGTACAGGTGACATCTCCTCAGGCTGGCACTGCTTTGACTCCCAGTTCAGCTATAACATCACCAATGTCAAGTCCACTAAGAGCATCATCAGCACCAGGAACTCCAAAGGGCAAGAATATAACACCCATTAAGCCCAAGAAAACTGGTTCCTTAGCACTGTTTTTCAGGAAG GTATACCACCTAGCCAGTGTTCGCCTGAGAGATTTATGCGCAAAGCTTGATGTCCAGGAAGATCTGCGTGTAAA gatGTGGACTTGCTTTGAATATACATTAATGCATGTGACAGAGCTCATGAAAGATCGCCATATTGATCAGATTTTGATGTGTTCCATTTATGTTATGGGAAAG gTCACAAATGCTGATTTGTCCTTTCAAAACATAATGAAGTGTTATCGCACCCAACCTCAAGCTGTCAGTCAT GTTTATCGAAGTGTGCTCCTCAAGGGGAGAAAACGAGCTCTGATTGGAAGCAGTGGTAGTGATGGTGGCAAAG GTATCAAAAGTGATCCTGGAAGCAGTGGACCTTCTAGCCCTGTTCATGGCACCAGTAGTGCAGTGGCAAGTCCAGTGAGGAGTGGTAGTGCTGTACCTTCTACTCCTCCTCCAACCAGTGCCTCAGGATCCAGTAGCACTGAAAACAGTCCAAACATCAATGGAGAAAGAGGGGACCTTATAGAATTTTATAACAAG GTGTTCATCAAAAGAGTTAAGACTTTTGCATTGAGGTTTTCTGCAGGGGATAGAGCA ttggACTCCCCTCCACTGTCTCCTCTGCCGGTGATGAAAAATCAGGCCCATTCACCAAGGCGGAAAGTGACATCCAGACATCATGTTTACATATCTCCTCACAAGAATG gcATTCCAATGACACCAACAACAAGGCTCTTGTATTGCTTTAAAGAAAGCCCTGCTGAG AAACTTAGGGATATCAACCAGATGCTGAAGCAAGGGTCTAGTGAAACAAGTCGTAAACGTGCACTGCTGCAGGATGATAAGAACAGTCAGCCACCCACCAAACGATCGTCCTCAGAGGAAGTCCTTCAACGAAAACTGACAAGCATGTTGGAAGAGCGTCAAGCTTCTGCTTCCAGATAA
- the LOC136928322 gene encoding alpha-N-acetylglucosaminidase-like has product MTPPLKVVGLYFTIWSVLAQITLGFYLNSFRLKQYAHIKTKTPVGVQEQAVKDLITRLIGSELASRFSIVVDGSISSVRLDSFQYVTDPTDGKLVITGTTGVAAALGFSHFLKYVCYSHVSWSGDQIKIPDPFPVVKTPVNITSPNRFRYYQNVCTVSYSFAWWNWTRWEREIDWMAMNGINLPLAFNGQEAIWQRVYLKMNLTQQDLDKHFGGPAFLAWSRMGNIRGWGGPLSLSWHANQLALQHKIVARMQELGMTPVFPAFAGHVPENFTRIFPNANVTRLGSWAHFNKTYSFTYLLDPSDPLFKQIGGSFIKEYRAEFGTNHIYNADTFNEMTPRSSDPEYLSSASRAVYDGMLAGDPDAIWLMQGWLFLETSFWKPQQVKALLHGVPLGKMIVLDLYAESIPIWKTTESFYGQPFIWCMLHNFGGNIGLFGELISVSTGPISASKDPGSTMIGTGITPEGIEQNYVMYELMNEMGWRSEDFDLVPWLEDYSQRRYGTINQYTLQAWKLLGRSVYNSTHGRSHTHSVIVNKPSLTLNFTEWYKPEDVWQAWDALVMAADSCGAVEPFRYDLADVTRQSLQLLAIIPFNNLVSGYNNKSLSKVHAAATKLFEIFSDMDAVLSSNQYFLLGNWLNSAKALATNFQESRLYEYNARNQITLWGPDANLEDYANKMWGGMVNDYYKPRWKLFVSYLVDALSHGTPFAHHKFRDALFEQEVEWTFNNNTFPDKPVGDTLAIAKKLHLKYRSNKTIILAGLPRDVLTIHMH; this is encoded by the exons ATGACGCCTCCGCTGAAGGTCGTTGgattgtattttacaatttgGTCAGTTTTAGCCCAGATTACCCTTGGCTTTTACTTGAACAGCTTTAGATTGAAGCAATATGCACATATTAAGACAAAAACACCAGTTGGCGTTCAAGAACAAGCCGTTAAAGATCTGATAACAAGACTGATTGGCTCGGAGCTTGCCTCTCGATTTTCCATTGTGGTGGACGGTAGCATCTCATCGGTGCGTCTAGATTCATTTCAGTACGTCACCGATCCCACAGATGGAAAGCTTGTTATAACTGGCACCACCGGTGTAGCTGCAGCTCTGGGTTTTTCACACTTTCTCAAATATGTCTGCTACAGTCATGTGTCATGGAGTGGTGATCAGATCAAAATTCCCGATCCTTTTCCTGTTGTCAAAACGCCTGTCAATATCACCAGTCCAAACAG GTTCCGTTATTACCAGAATGTGTGCACAGTGAGTTATTCTTTTGCATGGTGGAACTGGACTCGTTGGGAGCGTGAAATTGACTGGATGGCAATGAATGGTATTAATTTACCTTTAGCTTTCAATGGACAAGAAGCAATCTGGCAAAGGGTTTACTTAAAGATGAATTTGACACAGCAGGATCTGGATAAACACTTTGGTGGACCTGCGTTTCTTGCATG GTCAAGAATGGGTAATATACGAGGTTGGGGTGGTCCTCTCTCATTATCGTGGCATGCTAATCAGTTGGCTTTACAGCATAAAATTGTAGCCAGAATGCAAGAGCTTGGTATGACCCCAGTGTTTCCAGCATTTGCTGGACATGTTCCAGAGAACTTTACAAGAATCTTTCCAAATGCCAATGTGACCAGACTTGGAAGCTGGGCTCACTTCAATAAGACCTACTCCTTCACATACCTCTTGGACCCAAGTGACCCCCTTTTCAAG CAAATCGGTGGATCATTTATCAAAGAATATAGGGCTGAATTTGGCACAAATCACATCTATAATGCTGATACTTTCAATGAGATGACTCCTAGATCAAGTGACCCAGAATACTTGTCCAGTGCCAGTAGAGCTGTGTACGATGGAATGTTAGCTGGGGATCCAGATGCCATTTGGCTCATGCAGGGATGGCTTTTCCTAGAAACATCATTTTGGAAGCCACAGCAAGTCAAAGCATTGCTTCACG GTGTACCTCTGGGAAAGATGATTGTTCTAGATTTGTATGCAGAATCAATACCTATTTGGAAAACAACAGAGTCTTTTTATGGACAGCCATTTATATGGTGCATGCTTCACAACTTTGGAGGAAATATTGGTTTATTTGGAGAACTCATTAGTGTTTCTACAG GACCCATAAGTGCATCAAAAGATCCAGGTTCTACCATGATAGGAACTGGCATAACTCCAGAAGGAATAGAACAAAACTATGTGATGTATGAGCTAATGAATGAGATGGGATGGAGATCAGAGGATTTTGACCTTGTACCTTGGCTGGAGGATTACTCCCAAAGGAGGTATGGAACGATTAATCAGTACACACTGCAAGCCTGGAAGCTTTTAGGAAGAAGTGTCTACAATTCTACACATGGCAGATCTCATACACATTCGGTAATTGTCAATAAACCATCACTTACTTTAAATTTCACTGAGTGGTACAAGCCTGAGGATGTGTGGCAAGCTTGGGATGCATTGGTTATGGCTGCAGACAGCTGTGGGGCTGTGGAGCCGTTCAG gtaCGATCTAGCTGATGTAACCAGACAGTCACTTCAACTGTTGGCTATTATCCCATTTAACAATTTGGTGAGTGGTTACAACAACAAATCGTTATCTAAAGTTCATGCAGCTGCCACCAAGTTGTTTGAAATATTCTCAGACATGGATGCCGTTCTTTCATCAAATcaatattttctcttgggaaACTGGCTCAATAGTGCAAAGGCACTTGCAACAAATTTTCAAGAAAGCAGGTTATACGAATACAATGCTCGGAACCAAATTACCCTATGGGGCCCAGATGCAAATTTAGAAGACTACGCAAACAAGATGTGGGGAGGAATGGTTAATGACTACTACAAGCCAAGGTGGAAACTATTTGTGTCATATCTTGTTGACGCACTCTCCCATGGCACACCGTTTGCTCACCATAAGTTTAGAGATGCATTGTTTGAACAAGAAGTGGAATGGACATTTAACAATAATACATTCCCTGATAAACCTGTTGGTGACACTTTGGCTATTGCAAAGAAACTGCATTTGAAATACAGATCCAATAAAACGATAATTTTGGCAGGGTTACCAAGAGATGTATTGACCATTCACATGCATTAG